A genomic stretch from Sinorhizobium terangae includes:
- a CDS encoding SDR family oxidoreductase, with protein MTIYEGKKAVVIGGTHGMGLATVARLVDGGAEVLLTGNNEDNLAKVREQFGTRAHALRSDIADLNDIAALGAATGQKMGAIDLLHINAGISELEPFDQVTEASFDRQFAVNTKGAFFTAQRLAPLIRKDGSIVFTSSVADEGGYPGMSVYSATKAALVSFASVLATELLPRGIRVNTVSPGFIDTPTKGIAGITDAERANFKALGDAVTPMKRNGTADEVARAVLFLGFEATFTTGAKFAVDGGLGQKLSTAF; from the coding sequence ATGACTATCTACGAAGGTAAGAAAGCCGTTGTGATCGGCGGCACCCATGGCATGGGGCTGGCGACCGTCGCACGCTTGGTCGATGGCGGCGCGGAAGTGCTCCTGACCGGAAACAACGAGGACAACCTCGCAAAAGTGAGGGAGCAGTTCGGCACGCGTGCCCACGCGCTGCGCTCCGACATCGCCGATCTCAACGACATTGCAGCGCTCGGCGCCGCCACCGGTCAGAAGATGGGCGCGATCGATCTTCTCCACATTAACGCCGGCATTTCGGAACTTGAGCCTTTCGATCAGGTGACGGAGGCATCCTTTGACCGCCAGTTCGCGGTCAACACCAAGGGCGCGTTCTTCACCGCGCAGCGGTTGGCCCCACTGATCCGCAAGGACGGTTCCATCGTCTTCACTTCCTCCGTTGCGGATGAAGGCGGTTATCCGGGCATGAGCGTCTACAGCGCCACCAAGGCGGCACTCGTCTCGTTCGCCTCCGTGCTTGCGACCGAGCTCCTGCCGCGCGGCATCCGCGTCAATACTGTCTCTCCTGGTTTCATCGACACGCCGACCAAGGGCATTGCCGGCATCACCGATGCTGAGCGCGCCAATTTCAAGGCGCTGGGCGATGCGGTTACTCCGATGAAGCGCAACGGTACGGCCGACGAGGTGGCGCGCGCCGTGCTGTTCCTTGGCTTCGAGGCAACCTTCACGACCGGCGCAAAGTTCGCCGTCGATGGCGGTCTCGGCCAGAAGCTTTCGACCGCCTTCTGA
- a CDS encoding NAD(P)-dependent oxidoreductase produces MSRISVLGLGAMGTALAATLVRKGHSVTVWNRTQSRAKPLVSAGAMIAATSAEAVAASELTILCVVDYAAAGAVLAEAQDALRGRDLVNLTNGTPREAKDLADWAETKGAAYLDGGIMAIPPMIGDRGALILYSGSNALFERHKPSLDALAESRHLGEDPSLAALYDLALLSGMYGLFSGFLHAGALVASSGGKVTDFLPLLLPWITAMSGTLPDLANKVDSGLHDRSVVSNLAMQRVALENIARASREQGIAPDFIEPMLRLATRRIAEGHGSDDISGVIETIRRQT; encoded by the coding sequence ATGAGCAGGATTTCTGTTCTTGGCCTCGGTGCCATGGGTACAGCACTCGCTGCGACCCTCGTCCGGAAAGGCCATTCCGTAACTGTCTGGAACCGCACGCAGTCGCGCGCCAAGCCGCTTGTGAGCGCTGGAGCAATGATTGCTGCGACTTCCGCGGAAGCCGTCGCGGCAAGCGAACTCACGATCCTCTGCGTCGTCGACTATGCCGCCGCCGGCGCGGTGCTGGCTGAGGCGCAGGATGCACTCCGCGGCCGCGATCTCGTCAACCTGACGAACGGCACGCCGCGCGAGGCGAAAGATCTCGCCGACTGGGCCGAGACGAAGGGGGCGGCCTATCTCGACGGAGGCATCATGGCCATTCCGCCGATGATCGGCGACCGTGGCGCCTTGATCCTTTATAGCGGCTCGAACGCGCTCTTCGAACGACACAAGCCGTCGCTCGATGCGCTTGCCGAAAGCCGTCATCTTGGCGAGGATCCAAGCCTCGCAGCGCTTTATGACCTCGCGCTGCTTTCCGGCATGTATGGCCTCTTCTCGGGTTTTCTGCATGCCGGCGCGCTAGTGGCAAGCAGTGGCGGCAAGGTCACCGATTTCCTGCCGCTTCTCCTTCCGTGGATCACGGCGATGAGCGGCACACTCCCGGACCTTGCCAACAAGGTCGACAGCGGCCTGCACGATCGCTCCGTGGTTTCGAATCTCGCCATGCAGAGGGTAGCACTCGAGAACATCGCCAGGGCGAGCAGGGAGCAAGGTATCGCGCCGGACTTCATCGAACCGATGCTTCGGCTCGCCACCCGCCGGATTGCGGAAGGTCATGGCAGCGACGACATCTCGGGCGTGATCGAGACAATCCGGAGACAAACGTGA
- a CDS encoding glutathione S-transferase family protein produces MAKPLVFGADYSVYVRTVRLTLEEKGIGYDLVPIDVFAEGGPPSDYLQRHPFGRIPAFEHDGFQLYETGAITRYIDETFEGPALQPSDLQRRARVNQVISIMDSYAYRILVWGIYVERVSKPSKVGFADEARIAENLPKAATCLKAVSDLMKDALWLTGDSLTLADLHAASMFGYFLMAPEGRTLIKDYPNLVSWWTRMADRPSMRATRPTT; encoded by the coding sequence ATGGCAAAGCCTCTCGTCTTTGGAGCGGATTACAGCGTTTACGTCAGAACTGTTCGGTTGACGCTGGAAGAAAAAGGCATCGGTTACGACCTCGTGCCGATCGACGTCTTCGCTGAAGGCGGCCCGCCTTCCGACTATCTTCAACGACACCCGTTCGGCCGCATTCCGGCCTTCGAACACGACGGCTTTCAGTTGTATGAGACGGGCGCGATAACGCGCTATATCGATGAGACCTTTGAAGGGCCCGCCCTTCAGCCTTCCGACCTGCAACGGCGCGCCCGCGTCAATCAGGTCATCAGTATCATGGACAGCTATGCCTACCGGATTTTGGTTTGGGGCATTTACGTCGAGCGGGTATCGAAGCCTTCCAAAGTCGGCTTTGCCGATGAAGCACGCATTGCCGAAAATCTCCCCAAGGCGGCAACGTGCCTCAAAGCGGTGAGCGATCTCATGAAGGATGCGCTTTGGCTCACCGGCGACAGCTTGACGTTAGCCGATCTGCATGCCGCTTCGATGTTCGGCTATTTCCTGATGGCTCCGGAAGGACGCACCCTGATCAAGGATTATCCTAACCTCGTATCGTGGTGGACACGAATGGCGGACAGACCGAGCATGCGGGCGACAAGACCCACGACGTGA